From the genome of Nicotiana sylvestris chromosome 1, ASM39365v2, whole genome shotgun sequence:
agcagctgaaatatgacatttagttTTGAGTCAACAAATGCGTCTgacaataatttgtaaatgaattatcacttgaacttcaagttcatattttcttgtacgaggatctatatgtattcataataattcatttcacgtatcactttctcagctgcccattttctccccctaatgttgggatcaccaacacatttcataaccttctttgggaactcatctttgtgcattttggtagcataattaaatcatatagtacatccatatttctatatagaaattatttgctTCCTGACtttgaaccgattgtgatagggagaaattttataacttggctagatgagTACAAGTGCTGCTGTATAGTAAATAATACGTCTCataccaaattttatttttgggagttttgttctcataaccaataatttagctataattggaggcatacaatttctgctaaaccaacttggatttaaaccagtattattaagataaatcatcataatttatattctgaaaCTGTGCTCTAATAACtcgagcaagcaatcttgcaaaagccaatctgcaagttgataacaaatgcacatgtgaccatagaatagatgcatttattaaaatcatataatagtaaacgatccacatggcaggtgactggacCCATATATTTATCACATTTTATTTGTTCCAGAAATCAAAGAGATTCAATCCTaaccttaactggtatatcatgagaataagcagcacaagataattcctgaagaatcttctattcttcagtatatgtcaatgtaattctcaattaatttttcgcatcataattgaactaGGATGATCAACCGGTTatgccaattaatatttgttttagtaaacctctagtttacttgtgacATATGATTCCATTATCAtacttatatttgtgtagtacaaaaagaaagaaaatcgggtaacctttcatatttacccggtgtgattatagaaatatgaagatattcaatcctcctttcatttatagtctcaacaTGCCAACCACTTTGACTTatacatttgaaactcaaaaagtttcttttgagactttacaatatcaatgtcatgaataattttattcatccggATAGTAACAAATTAATTTTTCCGGAGCTCTTAataacttttgtactacaagatcttttatcataccattcatatggtaaatgtctccttcacggagaaacttatatcataataaattgtcatggacAGAATTaccataagcaaaatcatttcttgatttaattttgcctttaataacttttataaggcatgacaaaataatatttggcgtatcacatgtacgcgaccagTGACATATTCaggtaaccacacaataatatttattctctttatttcactCAAACCTCCTTTAGAGGTGAGTTGcgtggtattcatataatcatgaattgcatatctttattcattgcttttatcacatattgccacattcaactttaggaatgggtttgcattctcaatgcttatcacaagtcacatttttttcaaggaatggatcataatcagcgacgtgctttattattttcataccaatttgatgacaaaaattgccttcacattttgaaggactattttgagaacccttattgttctccttttataatcatagtgatgattattattattttgatttttggaaCGCCAAGGTTCGttgttcaaccacttgtcttcatttaaacttattatgCACTGCCACCACATTCACctcaagaatggagcaaatcaagtggaCAATCTTCATGcctttaataaaaaatatattatttttctttagtcattatatatcatcaatatggtataGTGCaactcaaacccaatgtcttacccatataaaggcatgttaggctATAATGAATTGGGACTTAAATCCAACTCTTGTCATCATGGAGCATCAGGACTTAAACCAGATGTCTTATACTTATGGTGCGTTGGGACTTGAACCCATCGTCATACCCTCATATAATATTTATCACAAATTGTCTCATTCACTTTTAGGAATGGAACATAATTTTATGTAGCCACAAATAAGTAAATAGAAATGATAAGAACTATTATCAACAAAAATATGATGGAGTACAAACTCGTGTACTAGTATCTTACATATAAACATTTCAAAACAGAAAGTCACCATGTAGCGTTATTGCTATATGATGTGTTACTGCAAACTAATGCATGATGATTACATAAAACGTACACAAGAATTGAAACACATAATTAAATATACAATTTCAGAAAGcaaataatcatgagtaataactaTTGCTAGCATATTCTGTTAACAGAAGATGTCAAAATAGACTAGTAAAACATAATGATATCACTTTGCCAACTATCAACATAAAAAAACATGTTGCATCTAGTTAGATTAGTATGGATCATAatataattgacattatttttCCTGTGCCTAAAGTAGAAGATTAATGAAAAACATTGCCTTTACCAAAATAGAAACCTAAGTATACAGTTTTTCACTCGCAAAATTTTTTCTTTCTCAAAGAAGCAATAGAATCACATCACGAAGCCAAACAAAATCGGAATAAAATCTCAACATAgtattactaacctattaaaatCCTTGAAGTAATATGATCATTCCTCCAACATGATCATGTGACATAACTATTATGAGTAAGAAAATCACCTTTTCCAGATTAACAGTATTTAACTCTAACATGTTTGAAATTTAGTTTCATGGGACCTCTAGGATATAGTAGTAATTATTATCTACCTAATATACATGTCTAACTTTTGTAGTAATTATGTTATAATTTATAGAACCACTAAAAGGCTATTTAACGGACCAAATATTAGCATATGATGGTCCTACCTTGTTTCATCCGCTCCAAACTAGCATAttaactctttttcattttcatgccGAGATATGGAAAGACCATACGAAATTTTGTGGCTTACTTTGAAGTTGAAGAAGACCAAAACATTAGTGAAAATATAATGTGACTAAAATAGACAATATAAGCAAACTATCAACATGACATATGAAATGTTGTAGGTATGATGATATAAATGAAATattagagactcgtgctgataatgCGTTAcgaaatataactcaaagtaacaatatggaacaaggaaataaaaacaatttagtaaaacatgaacaagaaatggagatagagagaagagagagattttcttcttcaattgtgtgtattttcctatctattacaaggcctttatataggcataaaaaataaagaaaatatgtcatggaatatgtcattaaacatacaaaatatgtcattaaatatgtcattaagcatttgagatgaagatcatgaaAGAAGAGTAGACATACACTATAATGTAATATTTATCATAACATTCTAGAACTATAGAATTTGACTGATCAGCCACTAACAGCCAACAGCTACCAACCAGCCCACTAACTTTAAACAAAGTTGTGTATTTTTAACTCTCTGccttttgacatttttttttaaGTACGGTGACCTTGTATGCACACTGATTATTTCACTATATGTATTACtacctccggtccacaataagtgactaaTTTATCTTGgaagaaaatactaaattataGACAAAAATAACTAGTGTGACTAAACTACTCTTAATTAAATATTGCGGCATAGTTATAATAGCACTTATttctcttctcaaatgtgagAAGTAAATGACTTTTTATGAATACGTatataagggtaattttggaaaaacaaattgaattttttcttgattatataaatggacatttATTTTAGACCAAAATAAAAAaccaaattgatcacttattgtggaccggagaaAGTATCTCCCACCAACATAGAACTATAGATACAGATAATTCAGCACAACCAAAGCCTTAAGagattaaaaaaaatcaattttacTAACATTTTTTGCCTCGTACTAGAATTTGTCTTGCAAGACTAATTGATCCATTCATAATATCTTTGTTCAAAAGTCCTTTTGTTTTTTTCTGGAGGGGGATTTATGGGGATTAGGAAAGGCGTCTttgtaacaacaacaacaccaaAAACCAATAAAATTCCACAAGTAGAATTTGGGGAGAATAacgtgtacgcagaccttactcctacatTGTGAGGTACAGAGGCAGGACACGTCTTAGTACACAAGTTAAAATTATAGCAAGAAACTTTCTACCTGAATTGTTCCTTCCACAAttcatgtaacagtcaaacaacATGATGCACTCAGAGATATATTTTAGAGAGAAACTGCAAGCACCTTTAACTAAACAAATATCTGGATGTATACATTTTTTTGTTCGTTTTCTGGTAACATACATCTTAGTAGTTACTCTAAAGGCCAACTCCTTATGCACAACAGTAACAAGAAACGggaagaaagggggggggggggaaagaGAAGCCTATACCAATTCAATTCCAACCATCTTTTCGTTCtgtaaaccaaagaaaaaaaggaaagtcaATCATTTGGACCTAATCAACATCAGGAAGGGTGTGCAGCTGTTTCTGATGAGCCCGAGCAGTGAAACCAGCATACCAAGCGACTCTCATGAGCTGCATGCCAAGAATGAGTACCCACCAGCAGACTAGTCCTCTAATGGTATGCAGCATCCATGATGGTGCAGCGAGTTCTGCACTGAGCTTTAAACCCCTCATCAATTGCAACACACGATAAGCTTCATAAACTACCGGTGTCACCAACCACACTGGTGACTTCCAATGCCATGTCAGCATCTCTGTGAGTATCTGTATGCATAGAAGCAGGAGATAGGGACCCAAGAGCACCGCATAAGAAATGAAAGGAAGTTGAGGCTGAAGGAAACTGTTCTGAGAACCAAAAAGTACTGTCAAGGGAATGACTAAACCCATAATGTTTGCGACCATGTTCCATAACTGATAACTAAAAGGCGGCTTGCTGCTGGAATCTTCACTGGTGTCTGGTGAACGAGCACAAGAATCGGCTAACAGGAGAAATAGGTTTGCTCCAAGATTGTAAATACAATCAAGTCCAGTCAAGGAAAGAAGGCTGGCTATGTTGGGACCAATGAAAACTGATGAAATAGGCAGCCACAAAGTTGGCACCATCCCAGTGGCTAAGAGAACTGCAGGGCCAAGAACCCACACAGGCCATTGGAGGTATTGGAGCTGCAAAGGTGGCTGATTCTTTACATCAGTGAGGCCTTCGGCCTCAGTTAATGAAGATTCAGCTGGTTTGCTGGACGACATGGTTTCAAATATATTGGTTGTCCCTTCCAAAAATTTATCTTCAATATTATCACTAGGAACATAAGTGACAGGTGCAGGTTCCCATGGAGACTGATTTGAACAGCAAATAGTGAACGACTTACGGCTCATACAAGGAAAGGTCATTCCATTTGGCACTctttggattttcaacaattgcAGCTGTTTATGACGTGCATGTCGCGAAGTAACTGCTGATGTTGCAGATGGCAGGTGGACTAAAGATGCCATTTCCCTCTGTTCATAAACTGAAGTTAGGTGATCAAGGGACTAACTGCGACTGCAATTACCTGGATGAATACATGGTATCATTTCAAGTAAAGTTAGATCATCAACAATCAAAAGACAAACCACCATTTATTTTGCAAATCACAATATGAAACAATGATCCAGATCTTTTAGGTGGTTAACTGATAAGAGATTAAAGTTATGATATAAGGTCAATGAAGAGATGAGTAGTCTGCAGATAACCAATTTCCGTTCATCAATCATCGAGCAGAGGCAGACAAAGGACCACTGCACAAGATGAAGTTACTGCAGTATTCACAAAGAATGTCCGAACATGTACGTGTCTTATCAATTCATATGCTGACACCAATATCTGAATTTTAATATTAGTGCTTCAAACATCTAGAAATAACGTCTAAATTTATTTAAGGCATACTGGAGTTGAAAGGAGCTTACATAATTAGAGGGTATTAATCAGACAAGAAAGACCAGTTCCATGGAAACCAAATAAGAAAGGATAACAAGGTTAAACCCCTTTCTGAATAGGGCCACGAGAAAGGTCTCATTTTGTTGATATGTTTAAAATAAAAGTCATAGCAAGCCTAATTAGCTGGTCGGAAGGCTCGATAGTTTAATCCAGGAGGCAATTAACATGTACAAAATTCGGCTCAGACAGAAATACGATTACAAATTTGTGACCTTTCACTTCATGATTATGTATTACATCAACATCTTCTTTCTGCTGTCTGCATAATATGCAGAGAACAGAAGCTCAAGAAGCAAATTTTACTTGGTTTATCTGAGATCAGCTTATTCCTGAACTCAAATTGCAGAGTAGTCTGATGAGACTTGTACATGAATTAGGTTATTATCACATCCATGTATAATATTTCTGCAGCATTACTATAGTAAAGGATTGCTTGCTTCAAGACTCAAAAGTAGCACATATAAGGTGCTTATCAGGATTGGGCGTAGCTAATCTAGCAAGTATAAAGGATCATGTTAATCCAGTTGAATAAAACCTTGTTAGACTATCGAGGAAGGAGGAGTCTAGAAGACGAGGGGATCGTGACTTGTGACTAGTTGTGAGACGTGTTAGTTTAAGGAAGATTTGAGGAAATCTGCTGACAATGTTATGAAATCTTACTCTCGTTTAGTGATTCCTTTCCTTCAAAACAAGAACAATGTAGCAACAATCCTCGATCTACCTTTGCAGCAGCTTCAATATCGGCTCTTCTAATCCAGGATCTATATATTTAAGATAATAGATCATGTCACCCTTTAGCTTGATCAGGATCTAATCCAGGTACATTCTCTTTAGCACCAAAAGAAGCTTAATCATGTCACCCTTTATTTCTTCAGCAATCAGCACCCATCAAACTCCTCAAAAGGAAACGTTTAGTTATTGCTTCTTCCTAAGCTTAAATTTGTGCATGATTTTTGCTTGACGATGAGTTAATTGTCGCACATCCTTAACAGACTTTGCAAAGAAATCCATTACCGGGCTTGTTTTTCCTTAACACTTTCCATGCCATTTAACTAAACAAGCTC
Proteins encoded in this window:
- the LOC104222421 gene encoding uncharacterized protein, which gives rise to MASLVHLPSATSAVTSRHARHKQLQLLKIQRVPNGMTFPCMSRKSFTICCSNQSPWEPAPVTYVPSDNIEDKFLEGTTNIFETMSSSKPAESSLTEAEGLTDVKNQPPLQLQYLQWPVWVLGPAVLLATGMVPTLWLPISSVFIGPNIASLLSLTGLDCIYNLGANLFLLLADSCARSPDTSEDSSSKPPFSYQLWNMVANIMGLVIPLTVLFGSQNSFLQPQLPFISYAVLLGPYLLLLCIQILTEMLTWHWKSPVWLVTPVVYEAYRVLQLMRGLKLSAELAAPSWMLHTIRGLVCWWVLILGMQLMRVAWYAGFTARAHQKQLHTLPDVD